The Nycticebus coucang isolate mNycCou1 chromosome 5, mNycCou1.pri, whole genome shotgun sequence genome window below encodes:
- the STX11 gene encoding syntaxin-11 isoform X1: MELPPGDEMEEGEAKEKERRPQPQSKMKDRLEELLELSKSYDQQFPDEDDDLDSVHQDIVFETDHILESLYRDIQDIQDENHLLMVDVKRLGKQNTRFLTSMRRLSSIKRDTNSIAKAIKARGEDIHRRLRALQELSRAAEAQHCPHSAVARIARAQYNALTLTFQRAMHEYNEAEMKQRDNCKIRIQRQLEIMGKDVSGAQIEDMFEQGKWDVFSENLLADVKGARAALNEIESRHRELLRLESRIRDVHDLFLQMAVLVEMQADTLNVIELNVQKTVDYTGQAKAQVRKAVQYKKKNPCRTLCCFCCPCLN; this comes from the coding sequence GCAAAATGAAGGACCGGCTAGAAGAACTTCTGGAGTTGTCCAAGAGCTATGACCAGCAGTTTCCAGACGAGGACGATGACTTGGACTCGGTCCACCAGGACATCGTGTTCGAGACGGACCACATCCTGGAGTCCTTGTACCGCGACATCCAGGACATTCAGGATGAAAATCACCTGCTGATGGTGGACGTGAAGCGCCTAGGAAAGCAGAACACTCGCTTCCTCACTTCCATGCGGCGCCTCAGCAGCATCAAGCGCGACACCAACTCCATCGCCAAGGCCATCAAGGCCCGGGGCGAGGACATCCACCGCAGGCTGCGCGCCCTGCAGGAGCTGAGCCGGGCAGCCGAGGCCCAGCACTGCCCGCACTCGGCCGTGGCGCGCATCGCGCGTGCGCAGTACAACGCGCTCACCCTGACCTTCCAGCGCGCCATGCACGAGTACAACGAGGCCGAGATGAAGCAGCGCGACAACTGCAAGATCCGCATCCAGCGCCAGCTGGAGATCATGGGCAAGGACGTCTCGGGCGCCCAGATCGAGGACATGTTCGAGCAGGGCAAGTGGGACGTGTTCTCCGAGAACCTGCTGGCCGACGTGAAGGGCGCGCGGGCGGCGCTCAACGAGATCGAGAGCCGCCACCGCGAGCTGCTGCGACTGGAGAGCCGCATCCGCGACGTGCATGACCTCTTCCTGCAGATGGCGGTGCTGGTGGAGATGCAGGCCGACACCCTGAACGTCATCGAGCTCAACGTGCAGAAGACGGTCGACTACACCGGCCAGGCCAAGGCGCAGGTGCGCAAGGCCGTGCAGTACAAGAAGAAGAACCCCTGCCGGACCCTCTGCTGCTTCTGCTGCCCCTGCCTCAACTAG
- the STX11 gene encoding syntaxin-11 isoform X2, translated as MKDRLEELLELSKSYDQQFPDEDDDLDSVHQDIVFETDHILESLYRDIQDIQDENHLLMVDVKRLGKQNTRFLTSMRRLSSIKRDTNSIAKAIKARGEDIHRRLRALQELSRAAEAQHCPHSAVARIARAQYNALTLTFQRAMHEYNEAEMKQRDNCKIRIQRQLEIMGKDVSGAQIEDMFEQGKWDVFSENLLADVKGARAALNEIESRHRELLRLESRIRDVHDLFLQMAVLVEMQADTLNVIELNVQKTVDYTGQAKAQVRKAVQYKKKNPCRTLCCFCCPCLN; from the coding sequence ATGAAGGACCGGCTAGAAGAACTTCTGGAGTTGTCCAAGAGCTATGACCAGCAGTTTCCAGACGAGGACGATGACTTGGACTCGGTCCACCAGGACATCGTGTTCGAGACGGACCACATCCTGGAGTCCTTGTACCGCGACATCCAGGACATTCAGGATGAAAATCACCTGCTGATGGTGGACGTGAAGCGCCTAGGAAAGCAGAACACTCGCTTCCTCACTTCCATGCGGCGCCTCAGCAGCATCAAGCGCGACACCAACTCCATCGCCAAGGCCATCAAGGCCCGGGGCGAGGACATCCACCGCAGGCTGCGCGCCCTGCAGGAGCTGAGCCGGGCAGCCGAGGCCCAGCACTGCCCGCACTCGGCCGTGGCGCGCATCGCGCGTGCGCAGTACAACGCGCTCACCCTGACCTTCCAGCGCGCCATGCACGAGTACAACGAGGCCGAGATGAAGCAGCGCGACAACTGCAAGATCCGCATCCAGCGCCAGCTGGAGATCATGGGCAAGGACGTCTCGGGCGCCCAGATCGAGGACATGTTCGAGCAGGGCAAGTGGGACGTGTTCTCCGAGAACCTGCTGGCCGACGTGAAGGGCGCGCGGGCGGCGCTCAACGAGATCGAGAGCCGCCACCGCGAGCTGCTGCGACTGGAGAGCCGCATCCGCGACGTGCATGACCTCTTCCTGCAGATGGCGGTGCTGGTGGAGATGCAGGCCGACACCCTGAACGTCATCGAGCTCAACGTGCAGAAGACGGTCGACTACACCGGCCAGGCCAAGGCGCAGGTGCGCAAGGCCGTGCAGTACAAGAAGAAGAACCCCTGCCGGACCCTCTGCTGCTTCTGCTGCCCCTGCCTCAACTAG